The DNA window ATATCATTGGCAGTCCCTTTTCCACTTCATCAAAAATAGTTTCAATTTCCTTTAAATAATTGCAAAAATCTGTTTGGGAATTGGGTCTGTAGTTCTTTCAGTACCATCATGGTCATGGCAAGACTGTCTAAAAGACATGCACGTCTACAATGGCATTTGTCTAATATTTGACGTAATGTTTTTCATCAGGGCTGAGTTTACTGCATTGATCATATTTAAAACTCATCCATATTAACTGCTTcccatgttttgttttaataagcTTCTTATGTGTCAGTGTGCAATTGGAGTCAGTTGATTGTATGCCATTGAGACAGTTTGGTGTCTGTTTGGAACTTGAATTGAATCAGTTAAGATTCAATCATTGTGTTCTTACTCTTTCATACTTGTTGAACTTACCTGCAGGTCAGCAACAATTTTGCTGCCATGGAAAACCAATTCCCAAATAAACGTTTGGCTGATGGCTCAAAGAGGGTAAGGGTCCCGCAATTCCTGAGCCAGCAGGTAGGTTGACTACACCATGTTTTGTCAAGCTATATCATTCATTTGCCAAAGCAAACTAAAAATCATGCTATGTAGTATATCCGACGCTACCATAGTGTAATACAACCACTTAAAGCAGTATGCTTTTCATAGAATATTAAAAGTTGTATAAATTGTAACATTCTTTTGGTTTTCGAGAATATAATGTTTGGGCTAAACACTTACGCTGATGTTGCTTCTACCTTACAGCCATATGACGAGGATAAGAAGCGGAGAAGAATTGCGAGTCGTCCTTGTAATGTGCTTGTGGACTGAACAACATGCCCATCATACATGTTTCATACTGTACACATTGTGTAATCTATACGCATGTTGTAATCTCTCATTGTTATCTATTCCTTAGGCCAAATGCCTCGTGCAAGCAAATGTTTGCAGTGGTCCGGAATCATGGTTAGGGTTATCTGCCTTGTGCAATTGCCATTCCTTTGATATCAGTCAATTGTttcaaactaaactaaatacCGGTGGTCTCTGATGACTTTACAGTTCTTTCAGCTATTAACCTTTGAATAAAGCTACTTGTTTCCATCGTACTTGTGCGAAAGTTGTTCTACTTTCTATTGTTCAAGTTAGCACCAACTGTTCGATGTTACTTGCTACTCGTCACAGAACTAACTTGTTTTTGTGTGAACAGAACAGTAAATTTAAACAGCTCGTTCACCTTCAGCGACGCTGCCCGTGTCAGCTCTATAGGTGAAAAAAACTTCACCTTGAAACTGGCAATTTATATCTAGCGGAGGTTTACAAGTCCAGTTGAGATTGCGTTTGCCGTTGACAATCTAAATCATTTGAGTGGTGGTCTATTTGACCGATGTAGAACTAGAAACTGTTCGGAGATTTTCAGTTGCAATCTCCATGGGCTCAGGTATGGCCCGGATCCTTTTAAGCCCGTGTGATCTAGGCTCTGTTCTTGATGTTCTGAGCTTTGGGCCAACTGTTTATTATTTGCCCCCTTTTTTTGAACCTCGACTACCAACTGTTTATCAGCTCCTTCTTTTGTCAGTGCGCGGAATGCTTTTATGGGCCGACCCCTATACCATTTTTTGTAGGTCATAGTGGGAGTGGTGTAGTCAGGTCAATTTTactctttgaaaataaattacttttctGTAGTTCTGTTaggtcttaaaaaaaaatgtgttttctatataatttaatttagttttgcAATATAAGCTTATATGTGACCTCATTTTGCTATTGAAAgcattttgattaaaattaaatctccACCAACCacctaaatatatttaaaagatgaATGAAAACTTCGAACGGTAAATCTCTTGAACAGTATAAAAGTAATGTAGGTGAAATCAGTGAGAAAATACTCTAATGAAATGCACATTTCAAATTAGTTTTCTAAATAATTTCAATACTCTGATCGAGtgattgtataaaaataataatttaaatggaTATTTAGGGATAATATTACACTTATCCCTATAGCGAAACACACTCGTTTCCCCCTTCATTTCTGCATTTGAAGAGCAACTTGCGTTAAAAACTCGGATATTTCGCGATATGTTCATGTTAGCTCTCTGCATTGTGCGAAGCTATTGGGTAGCTCCAAGAATGATTTCTAAgaattattaagaaattaaaaattgccATTATTGATGGAACGGCGTGGATTCAGCAATATTGTCAGatccgagagagagagagagagagagagatcatggAGCTGACTTCCAAGTCCAAATCATAGATGGAATCGACACAGGGAGGGACCAGAGTCATGAGTCCCATGACTGGCTAAAATGTACCGGCAAATTTTTATGTACAAGGGATACCCTTGCTTCCATCAATGCACGGTGGTCAAATCTGTTacttgctagctagctagctttgAACAGGCAATCTCTTTCATATATTTACGcctaaaacaattaataaatcaagaaacttaTACAAATGGACATGAATGAATAAATGCTCCGTCGACAAGCACATGATCCTGTTCCCTTCCTACAACAACGTCCATATGGAACATTTCCATTACCCAGTCCTATTCCCATTCCTAACCcataagaattatatatatagcaataaatATTACTTAATGTATTAATAATGAATACTATAATAAATGAAGGAATTTGAACACTAGATGACTACCCAGAAAACAAACAAGTACATGGTCGTAACATTAATaagcaaataattaaaacaGAACAAGCAAGACACATGACCGAGTCTCTCGGAACACAACTAGAGTTATTATCGTTCCTGtccataataatataaattactgATAGAGTATCTCACaaaacacaattaattaataatattacagAAACAGCTCCACGAGAACAACCTGCTCAATCCATCTACGCGTTTTATCATCTTTTTGGTTCCTGCGACCCACGAGATCAAAGGAGCAGGCTGTGGCTCTCACTACTTGTAGCTTCTGTTCTTGCACTTCTCCATGGCTCTTGGTGCTGAAAATGAGTtcaggaaaaacaaaattggcaTTGGGATGGATATTAACGAGAAGAAATCAGTATTAAATCGCTTTTTAAGAAAGATTTCTTGGCATGCATGGTTAACCGAAATGATGATTTACATTATATGACAAGTATTAattaatagttgtttttcaatgaaTACTATAAGCTAGCTACCAATATTTATAGTAAGAAATGTAAACTAACCAAGTCCAGTAGCCTCCGTTCCCTTCATTATTCGCAGCCTCTTGCATGATTCAACAAACATGCTGTGTTTAAGATAAAGTTAGCTCTTATATAGTTAATGGGAAGACGATAGGGTTTACTATATATAGTATTGTAATTAATAGTAAACTCTCTAAAAAAGAGTTCACAGTTTCTTTTCGTGAAGGTTGTATTGACTATATATAGAGAAGTCAATTAAGAACTTACTCCCATGGGACGTCACCGACGAGCATCCAATCACCGTCCTTGTCTTCATAAGTTGGAACATAATCAGTGCCATTGAGAAGATCTATGAGCTTGCTCTCATTGAGGAAATCTTTCAATCCATGGGATCCACAATTGCCTTCAATGCAAAATGGGATAAACCATATTGTTAAACCATAATCACGGGCTATTACATATGTAAAATATCAATACAGCCTCTATATATGTGAGAGGTGATGTAAATTTAATCGTACCTATAGTAAAGGAACTGAACATTTTCCCTAAGGCATCAGAAAGCTCCTGGTAGGTCTTGTACATCTTCAGGTCCACTTTACGGAGGTAAGGTGCCCCATCCATGCTAACCTTCACAAAGGTAGCATTGCCGCCAGGAACCTTCTCACACTCTTGATCAGTGCTGCTCTTTTGGACTGCTAACATGTTCTTTCGGAAAGATCGTACTGGAGGCCATCCCACAACCTGTGccctaaaattttatattggatGTACATACCATGAGTTTCAGTTATGTATACCTTAATTTATAATATCCAACTTCCAGTTAAAGGGTTTCGATAGAAAGATTTAAAGGGTTATCTCGGCTatggaaaatgaaaaatgatgcACAAACAAGTCACTAAACCAAAAGATATTCGAGCAATCTCTGTGGTAATCAACTGGAGAAAAAAACGATAGAGTACCGCGGCTACTTTATCTTCCTCATCATGCAAGTGGGTCCATGAAATTCTATAGGCATTGACAATGGCTTTCATATTTTAGTGTACCGTTGTTTTCCAATCAAGATCTAATTACTAGCTCTCTCTcgtttttggattaaaattaaagtagtataaaattcaaaatgaaagcACCTGATTTTAGCAATGTTAAAAATGGCAAATTGCTTGAACTACTCCTATTAAAAATATGactgtccttttctttttcgaaaatgaaaatgagagaatccatattcataGTTTGGAAAGGTTAGCAATctcataatattaatatttcagtGGGCACTTCTCCTTTAGCAAAAGTCAATTCAAGAACTCAGTGTATAATATATTTCAGTGAGCACTTCTCCTTTAGCCGTGCTCCATATATATAATACACAGGAAATAATTAATGCTAGTAATAATTAACCTCTTCCACTTGCAACAAATCTAAAGTTCTATATGTTAATTTGTGGGTATTTCAGAATCATctagctcctttttttttttagtttttttttttaagaaaaacatcaaGCTCTTTGATTATAGTTTTTCTCTATATTCACTGCATCCATGATactcttttttagaaaatatttacatgGTAATTTGTGGCTATGTCCACAATGAAACCTTGAAGGCAATTATTACTCTCGCTCTCTCGTATGTGAAATATGCTATCAAATCTAATCATGTACTACCTACAATCATGCACGAACATGAACGCGAAAA is part of the Populus trichocarpa isolate Nisqually-1 chromosome 2, P.trichocarpa_v4.1, whole genome shotgun sequence genome and encodes:
- the LOC7480000 gene encoding auxin-induced protein AUX28 codes for the protein MEVEKGTKMGFEETELRLGLPGNGGGAEGEMVRKRGFSETVDLKLKLSSKESGADPNHEKTSSLQREKNLLATDPAKPPAKAQVVGWPPVRSFRKNMLAVQKSSTDQECEKVPGGNATFVKVSMDGAPYLRKVDLKMYKTYQELSDALGKMFSSFTIGNCGSHGLKDFLNESKLIDLLNGTDYVPTYEDKDGDWMLVGDVPWDMFVESCKRLRIMKGTEATGLAPRAMEKCKNRSYK